Proteins from a genomic interval of Streptomyces sp. NBC_00820:
- the tpg gene encoding telomere-protecting terminal protein Tpg: protein MVTVGEELDRAVQGAFTQPIPKSAGAQMRYLLKKHGGRTMPVAELLGISQRTVERYVKNQIKRPRPELADRLEREVRVRWQPQIRAKAKEAAATTSGIMIDVQARFGYTAAVGSTDQARVRHLTLALPPRHAARLLQAQEAGVDEDDLRELAAEALGEVYFRDGGRRAHGLEVELKDIVDLQFEL, encoded by the coding sequence ATGGTCACGGTCGGGGAAGAACTCGACAGGGCGGTGCAGGGCGCGTTCACGCAGCCCATCCCCAAGTCCGCCGGGGCGCAGATGCGTTACCTCCTCAAGAAGCACGGCGGCCGGACGATGCCGGTGGCCGAGCTGCTCGGCATCAGCCAGCGCACGGTGGAGCGGTATGTGAAGAACCAGATCAAAAGGCCCCGGCCGGAGCTCGCCGACCGGCTGGAGCGTGAGGTCCGCGTGCGCTGGCAGCCGCAGATCAGGGCGAAGGCGAAGGAGGCCGCGGCCACCACGAGCGGCATCATGATCGATGTCCAGGCCCGGTTCGGCTACACCGCCGCCGTCGGCAGCACCGACCAGGCCCGCGTGCGTCACCTCACCCTGGCCCTGCCGCCCCGGCACGCCGCCCGCCTCCTTCAAGCCCAGGAAGCAGGCGTCGACGAGGACGACCTCCGCGAACTCGCTGCCGAGGCGTTGGGTGAGGTGTACTTCCGCGACGGCGGCCGCCGTGCCCACGGCCTCGAAGTGGAACTCAAGGACATCGTCGACCTGCAGTTTGAGCTGTAG
- the tap gene encoding telomere-associated protein Tap, with protein sequence MSELFDAVDALVASRSPLPPPAERRRLRQAHALTLDEVAAALQVRRATVGAWESGRTEPRPPEREAYARLLEQLATLYPASENAGAEQEDTAVPRTFTAPAPAAPATAPTPPRPLVNPPTVSASGAPDATAGAETAGESASAPPAAVRAPATAPRPRAERESQTSRRPGAAKTAPANAPAPGGVYAHGPLLVLDADADRKVTGYGIGGLILDVPAKSLPALVEWTLTEAQLGAERLHGSGKDADPLLVLTEAACERYGLPAALSHEERLAGRLPEGHKAIKQLQRAEWKLTKRGLGPWARIYRPAQGGRRRCVQLCIPSWRALDARAWGHAAQLEPAELARLLGAYAQRVMTPVGSTAVTGLQLMTALNPPTRASEPDADGRRHSEHRPGSLGTEPVDPAPCEATDGHPVLADLPRFHVRGPGERLFEEAYDWARDLTDAECMQRYLVGIDVNLAFGAAANGAVIGLASPPVHVTNPAFDAAVPGSWLVDLSHVDLSHVKVGKQWHELDGDLLPSPFTPTGERPEGPAWYTTPTVAYAVELGYDVAPLEAWVRQESGRFLDGWYKRLRNAYVDTMADLGVGEKLPPAEFLRAMDGYKSRDPELGIVVDAVKMTVKGGIGKLQEKARGGGWKPGQAWPALARPTWRPDIRATVISRARINMHRKILNLAAATGRYPVAVLSDCAVYAADGPSPLDVLPYGADGKTVPGSFRLGVSPGMVKHEGTQSVLWGADVLEQLGADGHVANLARYIKTGEVTAKDTGE encoded by the coding sequence ATGTCCGAGTTGTTCGATGCCGTGGACGCGCTGGTCGCGTCCCGCTCCCCGCTGCCGCCGCCGGCGGAGCGCAGGCGGCTGCGCCAGGCTCACGCGCTCACCCTGGACGAGGTGGCCGCCGCGCTGCAGGTGCGGCGGGCGACCGTCGGCGCGTGGGAGTCGGGCCGGACCGAGCCGCGGCCGCCGGAGCGGGAGGCGTACGCACGCCTGCTGGAGCAGCTCGCCACGCTCTACCCCGCCTCTGAGAACGCCGGTGCCGAGCAGGAAGACACCGCGGTGCCGCGGACGTTCACCGCCCCGGCGCCCGCAGCCCCCGCCACGGCGCCAACGCCGCCGAGGCCCCTGGTGAACCCGCCGACGGTGTCGGCGAGCGGCGCACCGGATGCCACGGCCGGGGCCGAGACCGCCGGGGAGTCTGCCTCCGCTCCCCCGGCGGCGGTCCGGGCACCGGCCACCGCGCCGCGCCCGCGCGCCGAGCGGGAATCGCAGACCTCGCGCCGTCCGGGGGCGGCGAAGACCGCCCCGGCGAACGCGCCCGCGCCCGGCGGCGTGTACGCGCACGGCCCGCTGCTCGTCCTCGACGCGGACGCCGACCGGAAGGTGACCGGCTACGGCATCGGCGGTCTGATCCTGGACGTGCCCGCCAAGTCCCTGCCCGCGCTGGTGGAGTGGACGCTCACCGAGGCGCAGCTCGGGGCGGAGAGGCTGCATGGTTCGGGGAAGGACGCCGACCCGCTGCTGGTGCTCACCGAGGCGGCGTGCGAGCGCTACGGCCTGCCCGCCGCACTGTCGCACGAGGAGCGGCTTGCCGGACGGCTCCCGGAGGGGCACAAGGCCATCAAGCAGCTTCAGCGCGCCGAGTGGAAGCTGACCAAGCGGGGGCTGGGGCCCTGGGCGCGGATCTACCGCCCCGCCCAGGGGGGCCGCCGAAGGTGCGTACAGCTGTGCATCCCTTCGTGGCGTGCCCTCGATGCCCGCGCGTGGGGCCATGCCGCGCAGCTGGAGCCCGCGGAGCTCGCCCGGCTGCTGGGCGCGTACGCGCAGCGGGTGATGACCCCGGTCGGCTCCACCGCTGTGACGGGGCTGCAGCTGATGACCGCGCTCAACCCGCCGACCCGTGCGAGCGAGCCGGACGCCGACGGCCGCCGCCACTCCGAACACCGGCCCGGCTCGCTGGGCACCGAGCCGGTCGACCCGGCGCCGTGCGAGGCGACCGACGGGCACCCCGTCCTGGCCGACCTGCCCCGCTTCCACGTGCGCGGCCCTGGCGAGCGGCTGTTCGAGGAGGCCTACGACTGGGCGCGGGACCTGACCGATGCCGAGTGCATGCAGCGCTACCTGGTCGGCATCGACGTGAACCTGGCCTTCGGCGCTGCCGCGAACGGCGCCGTCATCGGCCTCGCTTCCCCGCCCGTGCACGTCACCAACCCCGCCTTCGACGCGGCGGTGCCGGGCTCCTGGCTGGTCGACCTGTCCCACGTCGACCTCAGTCACGTGAAGGTCGGAAAGCAGTGGCATGAGCTCGACGGCGACCTGCTGCCCAGCCCGTTCACGCCGACTGGCGAACGCCCCGAGGGCCCGGCCTGGTACACCACCCCCACGGTCGCCTACGCCGTCGAACTCGGCTACGACGTCGCCCCGCTCGAGGCGTGGGTGCGCCAGGAGAGTGGCCGGTTCCTGGACGGCTGGTACAAGCGCCTGCGCAACGCCTATGTCGACACCATGGCGGACCTCGGCGTGGGCGAGAAGCTGCCCCCGGCCGAGTTCCTGAGGGCTATGGACGGCTACAAGAGCCGTGATCCGGAGCTGGGAATCGTCGTGGACGCGGTCAAGATGACCGTCAAGGGCGGCATCGGCAAGCTGCAGGAGAAGGCGCGCGGCGGCGGCTGGAAGCCGGGACAGGCCTGGCCCGCTCTCGCCCGCCCGACGTGGCGTCCGGACATCCGCGCCACCGTCATCTCCCGGGCCCGCATCAACATGCACCGCAAGATACTCAACCTGGCCGCGGCCACCGGCCGTTACCCGGTCGCGGTCCTCTCGGACTGCGCCGTGTACGCCGCCGACGGCCCCAGCCCGCTGGACGTCCTGCCCTATGGCGCCGACGGCAAGACCGTGCCGGGCTCGTTCCGGCTGGGGGTCTCGCCCGGAATGGTCAAGCACGAGGGCACCCAGAGCGTGCTGTGGGGGGCGGACGTGCTCGAGCAGCTCGGCGCCGACGGCCATGTCGCCAACCTCGCCCGCTACATCAAGACCGGCGAGGTCACCGCCAAGGACACTGGAGAATAG